The nucleotide sequence TCCAGAAATCATATAGGTAGAGTTCTTTGAACCACCAGAAATACTCAGGTTGTAGTTTTGTTGCAGCGCGTTCTTCATAATCTGGTTCAGGAACCACTCTGAATCGCCGTTTTCCTGAAAACTTTGAATCTGTGAAGGAGAATAGATCGGAGCCGATCCTCCGTTAACCAACGCTTGATTACGCAGAATAGCATTTTCATAACCCTGAACCGGTTTGTAAAGAACATGTGGATTTTGCGATCCCACCATTCCGCTAAACTTTATCACTGGTTTTTCGTCTTTTTTACCTTTCTTGGTGGTAATCAAGATTACTCCGTTTGCCGAGCGTGAACCATAAATTGCCGCACTACCTGCATCCTTCAATACAGAAATGTTCTCGATATCCGAAGGATTTAAGTTGTTCATGCTTGATTGTTCGACAACCAGACCGTCTATAACAACCAGCGGATCATTATTATTCATGGTGCTGATACCACGGATGTTGATGTTTACGCTGTTGTCGTTTGGATTGAAACTTTTTTGCTGAATCACAAGGTTGGCCGAAGCACCCTGAAGAGCCTGCGAAATATTTCCAACCGGACGGTCTTCAATTACGCCCGAAGAAATCTGGTCAACTGCACCCACAATACTCTTGCGTTGGGCTGTTCCGTAAGCAATAACAACTACTTCGTCGAGCGTTTTGGTATCTTCCTTAAGCACAACATTTAATGTGTTTTCTTTTTTTACGGGAACTTCCTGTGTGAGGTAACCAATATAGGAAACCCGGATAATTGCCTTGGCGGGTACTCCTTGCAACGAATAGTTGCCATCTATATCGGTTATTGTTCCGTTAGTGCTGCCCTCAACCATAACGTTGGCTCCAATTACAGGCTCTCCGTTTTCGTCCTTGACTACACCCGTAAGGGTTCGTCCGGATTCCTGGTTGGTTACTGTAATAGCCGCATCGTGCTTTGACAGTACGATGTGCTTGCCTTCCATTTCATAACTTACATTGGTATTAGAGAATATCTTGTTTAGAATTCCTGCAACCGACTCATTTGTAACGTTTAAAGAAGTCCTTCGTTCAACGTTTACATTCTTTTTGTTGTAGAGAAACAGATATTCTGTCTGATTCTCTATCTCATTTAATATTTCGCTAACCGCAACATTTTGTTTGTTTAGCGTAACTTTTGCATTCTGTGATGAGGCATTTTCTGCCAGACCTGAACACACAAAGACGAATAATAGAAATACTGATAGTTTCATAATCCGGACCAGATGGGTTAATTTATGATTTTTTAAGCCATAGGGATTTCGACAAAGAATATTTATCATAACTTTGTAATGGATTTATTGTTAATACTGAGATTGATTTAGATTGTCTCGTGTTGACACATGCCGGAGGGTACACCACTACTTTCCGGCATTCCTTTTTTATTTTTTATGAATCATTTGCTAGCATGCGCTTTTAAATTAAATGGTTAACACTCTTATTATTTTAATATAATTGTATTTGATTCATCGTCGCGGTTAAAAGAAAATTTCAGGTCTTTCTGAATTACTTTTAACGCATATTCTATACCATCGTTGTGTCTGAATTTTCCTGTGCAACGGTAGGAGAGTAATCCCGGGTTTGCAATCTGTATATTTATATCATAATAGATGGAAAACTTTTTCATGAGAGCACCCATCGGCTCGTCGTCGAAGCAGAGAAGTCCGTCTTTCCATCGAAATTCATCCAGATTTGATATTTTTCCTTTGTTCAAAATATTACTGGTGCCACTGGCAACTTCACCCGGTTGTAGTTTTAACTGATATTTATCAGACCTTACTAAAACAGATCCGTTTATAAGAGATGTTTCGAAATAATCGGCATTGTCGTAAGCATATACATTAAAGGTTGTACCAAATACCTGAATATCATAGGTGTTGGTTTTGACTAAAAACGGATGTTCAGCATCTTTTTTTACTTCAAAATAAGCTTCACCATTAAGTGTAACTTCCCGGTTTTTACCACTGAAAGTGGCAGGGTAGGTAAATGTAGTTTTAGAGTTTAGCCATACTTTTGTTCCGTCTGCAAGAACAAGTTGAACACGTTGTCCGGCAGGAACAATAACGGTTTGTTGTTGAAGTATTTTGTCTTCGGAACGATCCCAGACAGTCCATGATATTCCAAGGAGCAGGGCAATGGATGCGGCAACAGCAATAGTACGCCAAAAGTTGGTATGGAGTGAACGTATAGTTGTTGAAGCGGGTATGTTTTGAGGATCACAATTCACGGTAACAGCATCCCAAAGCATTCTTTCTTTGAGATAGATTTTTCTGTTTGCCTCGGATTGTTCAACCCAGTTAACAATATGCACTTCTTCTTCCGAAGTGCTTTTACCGGCAAAATATCGATGTAAGGTCTCTTTGTCCATTTGCTTTTATTCCTGATTAAAGACAACATTGATTGTGGTCTCTGCTTATAATAACAAGACAAGAACTCACTACCCTAATGGATATTCAAAAAAATGTAATAATTTTTTAAAGTAAAAGTAAAAAGCAGGACGGCAGGTAATCTTTTAGGCTTGTTCGCAACACCTTTAAACCTTTTGTTATGTGAAATTCCACACTTTTAATACTTAGGTCCAGGTTTTCAGCGATTTCTTTGTTACTCAAGTTTTCAAATCGACTCATAATGAAGATCTTACGTGTCTGATCGGGAAACATATCAATGGTTTCCTGAATAATTTTTTGTATTTCGGAAGTAAACAAATCGTTTGGATTACAAGCTTCAAGGGTTGATATACGTAAATTAAGCTCGCGGCTTGCATGATCTGCCATTTTATCTTCTGCTTCCACGCGAACATTCATGTGCTGAAGATGATTCAATGCCTTATTCTTTACAATCGTAAGTATATAGGCGGGTATATTGGTTCCCGGCAGAAGTTTTTTCCGCTTTTCCCAGTAGGCAAGCATGGCTTCCATGCAGATGTCTTCTGCTACAGCCTTATTCCGGACATATGAATTTGCAAAAAGGATAAACCGTTCCTGATATTTATTGAATATCTCAGTAAAGGAAGTTACCTCTGATGATATTCCCTGAATGGTGTTTTTTGTTTCTTTTTGCATTATTATCAAATCCTTGAGGATTGTTGGCGCAAATGTACAAATTCCTTTTTTTCCTTGCAACGTATACTTTTACCACCACTTTCTTTTTAAAATCCATTCATGCGAATAAGTACTGTTGGCAAAAGCAGCAGAGCTCCCAGCAGAATAAGGAAAATCATAAACTTCCACGACCAGCGGAACCATTTATCGTAAGGAATACGACTAACACCCAAAACGGCCATTAATACTCCGGAGGTTGGGGTTATCATATTTGTAAAACCATCACCAAATTGGAAAGCCATCACAGTGGCTTGTTTGGATAATCCGATTAAATCCGAGAATGGCGCCATGATCGGCATAGTCAGAGCAGCTTTGGCACTTCCCGAAGGGATAATCAAGTTAATAAGGTTTTGAATAACATACATCATTTCGACTGTAGCTATTTTGCC is from uncultured Macellibacteroides sp. and encodes:
- a CDS encoding FecR domain-containing protein, which translates into the protein MDKETLHRYFAGKSTSEEEVHIVNWVEQSEANRKIYLKERMLWDAVTVNCDPQNIPASTTIRSLHTNFWRTIAVAASIALLLGISWTVWDRSEDKILQQQTVIVPAGQRVQLVLADGTKVWLNSKTTFTYPATFSGKNREVTLNGEAYFEVKKDAEHPFLVKTNTYDIQVFGTTFNVYAYDNADYFETSLINGSVLVRSDKYQLKLQPGEVASGTSNILNKGKISNLDEFRWKDGLLCFDDEPMGALMKKFSIYYDINIQIANPGLLSYRCTGKFRHNDGIEYALKVIQKDLKFSFNRDDESNTIILK
- a CDS encoding RNA polymerase sigma-70 factor; its protein translation is MQKETKNTIQGISSEVTSFTEIFNKYQERFILFANSYVRNKAVAEDICMEAMLAYWEKRKKLLPGTNIPAYILTIVKNKALNHLQHMNVRVEAEDKMADHASRELNLRISTLEACNPNDLFTSEIQKIIQETIDMFPDQTRKIFIMSRFENLSNKEIAENLDLSIKSVEFHITKGLKVLRTSLKDYLPSCFLLLL